The following DNA comes from Cheilinus undulatus linkage group 4, ASM1832078v1, whole genome shotgun sequence.
TCTCACACATGAAATGACACATGACACAGTCTGTTGTCTTTGTGAATGCTTGAAGcgttttttattttgcacagtCAGAAAGATCAGTAGAATAAAGAGGAAAACGTTTTGGCGTGAAGCATCCTTTCTATAACCCATCCAGTCTGATCTCGTCGGGCCCTCAGAGACCATCCCGCTTGTGTCGATGTCACTTGTCGCTTCATTCCTTGTCAGCGTTACAGCGATAGAAAAGAAAAGTAGAGAGAAGGATCAGATATAGAGCTCAGGGTCAAATTAGACTGCTGTGTAACATTTCCACCAGTGTTGGTGCTTCTTCACCGTCCTTCATGGCGTTGGCTCATGTTTACGGTTACTTGGGCTTCCCGCAGACAGAGGGAAGAGGAGTGCTGCAGGGCCAATCATTCCAGCAATGGTcagctgtaaaatatcagaaacagGAGAACATTAGTGAGGCCTTTAGATTCTCTCATTCAGAGCAAACCTTGGACTAACTGTATGAAGAGAAACAAATCAAACCAGTACTTCAGTCTCAGCAGAGGTCTGGGCTCTCATTTATAACCAACAAAAACAGGGCCTGAAGCTGGCCTGGACAACCAGACCTGAGGCTACAATGAGCCCACCTTTAGCAAACTGTGGCCTGTGGGTGTGAGGGTTTTGGAGTGGAGACAGGCTGAGGTGGAGACCTGAAGCCACTTTATCTATGAATGCATCTGAAACAATTTCACTGAATACTAAACTTTATTCCACGACCCATGTCATTGTCAACACTTTGATTTTTCTGCATGTAAAGCTGCCCTTTCATTTGTAAACTACTCagtttttcactttctgttctTTGACAGAAGAACAGAAAGGGCTAATAAAGGGCTAATAGGAGGCTGATCTATGTGAGCATTTTTTCAGGTGGATCAGGATCTATGAAGAGAACATTGTGTAAAGATGAAAGTGGACTAGGTTTTTAAACTGAATAGTTTTTGCCACATGTCAATTTGTGGTTTTTGGTTCACGTCTACGTTTAGTCTGGATTCTAGGccttgttttataaatgagagtCCTGGTCTTGTTTCTGCTGGATCACAAGGAAAAATTGACCAGCTACAATTtccttttctgactttttctacAAATAATGATAACAGTGATGAATTAACCATGACTTTATCCCTTATTTAAGCTTTCTTAACCAGAATGAATGgtgtgacatttacagctgtggTTCATCTGCAGACAGTCCTGATCGCCAGAGTTGTTTGGCTGGTCATTGCACCAGTTTTTGAAGTTCCATGAAGATCCATCGTTCCAGCCCCAGTTACCTTCCTTTAAAACAGAGATGATGACATTAGAACACATTTCTACAGAGGAAACATCACATGAGTTAACCCAAGAAGACGTCAGAAAGATCCCAGGAGGCTGGGCTGTTTGGATCAACATtacacacagagaaagacatttttaatacaGTTTGTCAAAGTTGCTGAAACACTATTTCACATTCTCTCAACCAAATGATCAGTGACCTAAACTAGTTTATCAAATCAACCCCCCTGTTAGCAAATCCTTGAACACTTTTCCCGGTTAGACACAGCTTACAATACTCATTCTTTCATCCAGAACTCTAAACACAGTCTCACTCTCTTAATAAACACATGCTGGGTTAGGATTCCCCTGTGCTGCAGAGTGGTGACCACTGGAGGCAGAAGTTTAACACAATTTAACATTCCCCCGACACTGGAAACAGAAAACTCTTGTCTCTAATGATGTAGAACCAGTGTAGACCAGTTGAGTGAGTTAAGGATGATATCAAAGATGGATGGAGACGATCTGAGTCTGAGGAagaggagtgagagagaggaggaagacttTCTAAGGTGGTAGGCCTCTGTCCAATCCACATGATCAATATTTTCCTTCTGTAAACACTctgataaagggttaaaaatgccctccagtggattgTCAATTGCCAGAAATGCTTAAtgcatcaaatgtgatacaaaaagtgaaattttatggcaattttattgatttcagTAGAAGGTTAACTAAACATTTGCaactggctattatttgaggtatTTCAGCTTCAAACATCACATTTCTGAGAAGGTTCATGATTTACCCGATACTGGTCAGAGCCTCCCAGCCAAGCTTCGGGATTCCCACCAGTCATTCTGGTCACCAGCAGTCTGATCTGATGGTTGTCAAAGTGTGAATGCACAGATGCCAGATGACCTCCCAGCTGGTGGCAGTTTTGCTAAAGATAAagagcagaaagagaggaggacacTAATGTTAGAGGAAGATGACATGGAGTCTGTTCAGACAGATTTAACTGGACTATGAAGCACTCTTCAGATCATGGTGAACATCATCTCATACCTCAGCTTCAGTCCAGGTTTGGGGATACTCAACATAGAGGTACTGATGATTCCCAACCACGGTCCACTCCCCAGACTGCCTCTTGAACAGATCATGGTATGCTGAAGGACATGATCAGAGAAAAACGGAATAATGTGGActaaaactgaaccaaacactCACTCTGATAAAAACAGAGGCCAACATACCAAAAACCAAAAGACAACATGAACCAAAATCTTCTCTACCACTGGAGAAAGTCACATGAATACCACTGTAATGCTTTGTTCATTCATTAAACTCACCAGCAGCGTTGGTCAGAACCACCACGGCACAGACCAGagcagacacagccagcagcttCATGGTGACGTGGATGAGACGATGCTGTagataaacacagagacagaagagttactgctgctgctgtcaaagacaaaGATAGAAATCAACACCAGCAGAGAGCTGAGACTACAATCACCTCCTTCCTTCTCAGTGTAGATTCAGCCTCCCTGAGTGGGTACTGaacaggaggagcagcagctcttaCATACAACTTTTTATCTCCTCATCTCTCCAGAAGAAGGAACTGAACACAGGCCAACCAGAAACGTCAACAGAAACAGCATCGTCACACATCCAACATCAGAAAATTAGACTGTTAAATTCTGTATTAACAGGTTTGAAGGATGGAGAGGATTAATGTGTTCaaactttttagccactttccaGTCTTCCAGCTGTAGAATGAAACCTGGTTTAGCAGGGCTGAGGATGTTGTAGTTTGTTAAACTGACAGTTATTCAGTGAGTCCAGCTCCTTTTAGTGTCTCAGCTTTTATTCTAATCATGAGTGTTCTCTCTGACTGACTAAAACCTCTCACACTGAATTCTCTTTGTACCAGCagcttaaagatgtttttaattcatgaaTCAGTCACTAATGACTGAGAGTTtggtaagaaaaaagtcaataatgatgctattttctgcattttgaaacGCAAGAACTCAGCAGTATGAATGATATTATACTCTAAGATAAACTATTGCTTTGTCTCTTTGATTTTTACTTGTCTCCACAGAGAATCTAAGGATTGTTAAACTTTTAAGAGAATCTGagtgaaataatgaaaaaatccttctgcttatttttattttttttctcttctatttttCACTGGATTCATACTGCATGATTATTTACCAAAGGCAGACTGACTCCATCTGACAAGTTAGAGTTAAagcatcagtgtttttttttttttttcaatcaggTTGTCATCAGCATTAGGCGTCCATATTTACCTGCCTCCTTCACTTTAACACCCTAACCtgcctgatgacatcaccatcaCATCCACCTCACATTTATCTCTCTGTAAATAACCTACCTGCAGCGTTTTCATCCTGCTGCTTTCTGACATTTGTCAGATAAAGATATTTCACTGATCCTGACCTGTAACTGTCTCATTGCTGCCTTTTCCTCTGATTAAGTGTTGATGAATTACCTGCTGGTTCTCTGACTGTCCTTGGCTTCAGCTCTGAAGTGGCTTCAATAGTATTAAACAGGAAGCTAGCAAGGCAGAGGGCTAAACCAGCTTAATTATTCTagtaggtcgtttccaccaagcggtccggctcagttcgggGTGAAACGGCACGcatttttttgagtttccatagagcaaaagttggaaagggtcccaaaaaaaatGACCCGTACCATCCCACTTTTctgcacccttccgtaggggtaccaatcttacctttCCATACCAAAAAAGTGGAGTTACACACAACAAcagagtggtgcagtcgtgacgtaattttgtaggcaaacctgGAAGTTAGCGTTGCATGGGTTCCCTCAGCATagagcctatgggatttttcaatgggtttatggattattgctgaaaataagctctgtgtccaataaaagtttatgaaacatacacattttgttcataaataTAATCTTCACaaattgataatataagcatcatatctggtttgTTAATCTAACTGGTGAAAGTAAgaagctaacgtcatgctatattgaactacaacacggtcGACTGAATTTACGTCATCACACGTGGATACAACTGAAAGGCTCAGTTGCCACTCTTCGGATGATGACGTATAtagtccttgttagctatcttttagcaaccgcctttattaagacgtgaaaacatacacaattcaaaggtggggcacgtgATACAGATGTAGATTAAGATTAGCTAAAGTCTGGGATTAAAAACTGATTGTATGTCTAAAAGAAAATGTAAGATCCACTGGGGAGTGTTCTGACTCAAAACAGCATGCAGAGCAGTTTAAAGGTTTAACAATAACAGTTTATTGTTAAGATGCCAGATATTTCAGAGGATAataaaaactagggatgcactgagattaaaattcttGGCTGAAACCGAAAAccgaaaatgaggaaaccaaggccgaaaaccgaaacaccgaaagaaattattatgccaattattagtaccattgcatttatggctatgactgtgtactaacctcactaaaatcaattgcaattgcaaaaattaatattaatgcttcaaagaataaatcaattacaaaattatgtaaatatttattaggCACTTAATTccaacaatacacaatataaaataaaataaaacacaaaataaaatttttaactTGACCCTTACTCatgtatacattaaatcagtggttctcaaccttttttcagtcatgtaccccctgtgaagtattttttcagccaagtaccccctGAACAGCGcaatgctttttggccaaaaaggaAGACATTAAGGGTGCtgtgacagccgtctgattgatcaaactttgtaactgataaagactttaaaatcacaaatattagattttttcatacattttaaatattaaaaatgcttgactaaagtcatggcacatcttctcatctctaaatgtgggatttaaaattaatgtagctattgaaaacaatgagtggaaaggctttaaacccataagtgtgcaaaactctgctcggctgtctctctggaacaatttggaaataaaaacagagttagaaagaactaaaaacctgtaaatcaTAACCATGttataaaaaagacttctctTTTCTCcaactgaaatcatgaacttagttatagatcagcatttcttcacaaaaaataaattataaaccTGCAACATCATTTCGCAGCGCGACATTGCTGCGTTTATTTAAGTAGCAGATTTGCGCTCATGTGGATATGTCGGGCTGCCTGCCTCCCTCTCTACccggctaaaaaaaaaaaacagaggcaaaaacacaagcactgactaCAAACAAATATGAGAAGATATCAAACATCAGGTGATGCTGGAGAGGAggatgtttttgttcctctgtctacCTTAAAAATTGGCACCACCACCATTATGTGTGCTCTTTGGAGcgaaactcacacagctggagctgtttctaaactaacgggactttagtgaaatatttaccaacacagtctcctctgacttCAGACATGCTACTTATAAgatcaaccagctaaatgactcCTCTCGACAGTcttgaacacaaacaggtgagccagtctgtgtgctgtggagagagttaactcctctcaccgcGAGCCTCAGCTGTGCAAAATTATAactcttattgatcatatttgacatagcatgaatgaaaagtcagtccctcctcgtacaaacttggctggaacagtgaatgaaaccgtgaaaaaaaatggcactgacagcctggctgtgcgtaaaagtgccgcGTTACACACGGAgtggaggacagagagggacaaacctccttttatcttccgcttcaaaaaatatcactgtttatcagaggacagagaaaacacaccgcagacaCCCTCAGCACGAATGTGATTTTACAATGTACATAATATACTCGCAAAAATGTGTGGCTCCTGACGTGCAAAGAAAGGtgctatttttcttaaatagccggcatgtattttaaaatctcgcATACCCCCTGGAGCGCCTTCATGTACGCgtacccctatttgagaaccactgatccaagcgCATGCTGGCCACGGTTTTTGCTTGCGTCATCACAACGTCGTGTTTCGGCCTTGTTGTTTTGGTGATAGAAGTCTTTCGGACGAAAaccaaaaatgcacttttgggccatttttggCCGAAAATTTTCGGTGGCTGTATTTTTGGTGCATCCTTAATAAAAACCGTAAAAAGGCTAAAACCATAAAAGCTGCTAAAAGCTATTAGGAGTCCCCAATTATCCAATATTCACTCAGTGGTCGACAGTCCAGTCTCCTCTTGACATTTGTCCTGATGTCCAATGACTTGGTCGAGCCTCCAGCTGGTAGCTGGCAAACACAGAAGCAAGTTTAGGTGAGCGTGATTGTCCTTCACGTGCCAAGAGTCCCAAGTAAACTAATCTAAAAACTAGAATGGGCCAGGTAATCAGTGTATTCTACAATAAAAAGGGAAATTAAAATAGCACACCTGAATTAGTTGTAAATtaagaaatcaaaataaatcaaagcaaacaaaacttCTAAATAGATAAAACAACCAAAGCAAAATACATGTAATGCAAATCAAAATCCCTAACAAAAACCAATCCAGTTAAAATACAGTGAAAGGCCCATCCCTAGTTAATCTAATAAAATCCTCCTGTTGCTGCAAGGGGTCCCCCAATCCAAGTctaaaatcacaaataaaagaatgaagGAGAGAGACTTAACTAGGGGAGGGTTGAAGCTTGCTTtctccctttctccctctctccctcctatAGCGCCGTGTCCCGGGCAGATGAACCGTCCGTCTGTCTATCGTCTGCCGTCCCTCGTCTCGTGTGGCACCTTTCTctggaagtgctaaaatgctgaCTAACTTCcgcgttttaggactcattcctgcaccactctattggGGGTTGTACTGATGTCACGTCAGCACACGACTCAGCTGCTCGGCTCCGTGCTtcaaaacacggaagtctgcgctgtgaggAGCGGCGAAAATGGGAGAAAtctgggatatttggactcaacagagatccaaactgtttcctagtgtAACACTTATGGAATATTTATGAATAGTTACAGGTTTTCATCTTAAACTCCTGATTTCATCTGATGAATAACTTCCCGAAGACATGGGTCAGCtccctgtttttcttttagttcACCTTCTGTCAGAAGGGAAGCCACTGAGAGACCTATTTGAGGTTCGTGGAGGAGGGTATCAGGAACAGCATTAGAGTGACATGACAGTGATTCAATGAGTGGCAATGAGTGATAGCCATCTTTTACTTCATCCACAATGCTATTACAGACCAGATGTTTTTCACATATATCTTGGACATCAGACTCGGACAGTGATGTGAAGCAAACTGTTGAATTCTCTCTTGTTCCTTTTGAAGAACGGTCAACAGTGAGATCACCATGGGGTCGTCTTGACAAAGCATCGGCATCGACATTTTGTGTGCCTACATGATACTGCAGCTTGAAAGTCAAAGTTGATAGAGCAGATAACCACTGGTAGCTTGTGGCATCTAGTTTTGCAGCTGTCAGAATAAATGTAAGTGGATTACTATCAGTGACAACAGTGAAGGGGGTTCCATACAGATAGTCACTAAATTTATCAGAAGATTCTAGGTTTGACTCCTGGCTAGCTCGCCAATTTATGTAACACTTATGAAATATTTATGAATAGTTAAGTGTAACACTTTCACCACAGGCTCGCTAAATATAACACACCTTATGTACCCAAAAGACTAAAGCATGTACCCTTTAAACTCAAAAACTGTCTAGTGGTGAAAGAGACATCTCAATGTAAATTAACTGTCTAGGGTCAAGTATGATTCTCACTTTCCTGAAGAAATATTATTTAGAGGCTACCGGGAAAACTAGGTAAATTACCTTGatgtaatgtaaacaaaatatGTCACCTTAGTACCTTTGAAGCATGTAGCaataaacaacacaacacagtGTCTCAGTTTTGCATGTGTTAttaacaaaatgcaaaaagaaaaccaccaaaataaagaaaataaacccaCCCCAGGTAGTTTATAAAagattttagtctgttttaaccTGAGTGCACtcttttaactgtttattttaGCAAGCTTGCATTTAGTTTCGTTGGCGCGCTTTCATGTTGGAGCTCATGGAGAACAAGACAGTTTTACCTCCGTTTTGTGGAATGGAAAACAACTCCAAGCAAGCAGAAATCCCTCATGTATTCCTCAGTCTTAGCAGCAGATGGACAGCcaggtaaacacacacacaccagtcAAGAGGGAAGATGACGTCCTTTTCACCAGCCTTGGCACCTGCGACACACCCGCTGAAGCTCCTCACGCCCGCGGTCTCCGTTGTCCGGCACAGGGGAAGGATCGGCagtcctgtctctctctctgatggCGGCGGCCACGCTAACAGCTAGCTTCCTTTGTTAGCTGCAAAGCTCACACTCTGTCAGCAGTAAACAGTCACAAAACACACGCGAAACACAGCGTGGTAACTGGCAACAGTTCACAGTCCAACAGGAGGGTAAAATGGGATAACTGAGGCAAAGTCTGTAACAACTCTCCTGCAAGTCAACAGCCCCGCTGCGCCATGTTCTTCTCTGcgcgctttttttttttcacttcctgcTTCTTGTCTCCCTGTACAAGGTCACATGAACTAACACTTCCAGGTCATTAACTCACTAACGTAAACACCACGTAGCAGAagtatttttaaacctttttttacaGAATATTTAAACACATGAAATTAAAGTATTTTACCAGTAAATTATTAATGCcgttcaaacaaaaataattatctATGCCTTCTTAAAGCTCTGTTAGTTTTACATCATTTCAATACGACAACTGAAAATACATTCAGGCATTCTTGTGCTTTCATTaagaaaataatagaaataataatactgatatttatcaGGTTATTACATAAGGGTTTTTATCTTAAACATATAACACAAGGTTAGAGTGAGGCTAGTGGTTCGGCTCTGGAGCTAGGTGAAAATTAATAGAGGGAAACAAATGATTACATTTATGCCAACTGTATTAAAATTATAATCGTTCAACATAAAACACTTGATACAAATCAAGGAAAagcagacaaaataaaacaacattacaaACTAcaaataatgtattaattttaaatttcaatttccATGCAACCAAATATcacaattttcctttttatatgaaaataatTACTTTTCTTAAACACAGTCAAAAAAACTCACATTCAACTAATGATTTTAATTTAAGGCATATAAATGAATGAACAAGGGTCCATAAATTTACTTCTCAAAGggtttcaataaaaaaaataaaatcttacaTCAAATAAACCTCTACCTATTTTCCActataattaattaaataaatggcTATAATGTCCATTCAAAGGGGTTCTCAACTAAGGTAAAGGCTAAGGGTCTGGCATACCACTAGCCAGGAAAGGTGGGGCTCAGGCTTGAGGCTTGAGGCCTAGTGTGAGAGAGGAGCCTTTGGAAGTCTTCTTTGGTAGCTCGCCATCCAAATTTTTCCAGATATGGGGAAATAAAAGCCTGACCTGTTTAAAGAAACAGGTGATTAGTGAAAATGAAGTTCCAGTGGTTAAtgttctttctccttttcttcaaAGTTGTTGCTCACCGTTCTCCAGCAGGTTCTCACTTAATTTAGTTGCATccagtagatgccatttcctgtattctagtgcattttaacaccatattagcaccagataatccaaactggttctgtcagatatagttctggctcaatatagatcaaaaaagggcccaacataaaagtcattgcaacagtggTGTTTTGCCAACCGGGAGGGTACTTAAGCATGCGTTTTTacctcccaagagggcagtttatcatgttttaactagccaagggggcagtttagtatgttttttccacccaagagggaagtttagtgtgttttgcctaccaagagggcacttcagcatgtttttcaacaattgggccacaaGTGGGGGCAACCCCCTGTGCACACCACTGATGTGGTTCAAAGATCCAGGTTCTAGTTTCCTTTTTGTTCACTTTCTGCTTTTCCAATGTTGGGAAAAGTTGTGTAGGAAGGTTGAGTGGGATTTTTCTGCTGCTCCCCTCAGGGTGCATTCAGACAAAAAGTGAATTTCACCTCATCCCGCAACAATTTTACATAGAGAGTCAATGTACAGACGTGAATTCTTGCCATGTCCTTTTGCGCTGATCTGCTCTCGCGTTGGAGGTGAACTCGCGCCCTTGCGTGAGTTCTAAATATTCAACTTTGGCGACAAATCCGCCTGAGGCTGTGATGCGATGGCTAATCAGTGTAGGCAGACGAGGATGACATCAGCAATGGAGGAGAAAGTAAACACGTCTGTGCAGACACCGGAGCGCTCCAACTCAACTCAATGTAAAGAGATCGATTATATAAGAAGAATGACAGGATGAAAGTCAGCGAGGAGTTTAAACTATCTGGTAAGTGCATCAACTATGTGTTTGACACTTGATTCAGTACTGTAGGTCTGTCAACAAAGTTAGCTGCTACAGCGGTTAGCTTCACCACAGCTGCCCCTTGCTGTCCTTTTCCTGGTTTAATAGCGGTGGTTCAATGTGATTTTACCAGAGGAAATATGCCAAAGTTTACCGGAGAGGCTCTGGGACATGTACGAGGGGGAGAAAAGGAGGGGGAGTGTGTGGCTGCACCAGGGAGAAAGACGAGGGGAGAGATGCAGATGCAGCCCCATCACAGGCTGTCACAGGTGGGTAAACAAGAGAGGAAGCACCCCGAAGCGTGTGGTAAACAGTAGTTTTACAGATTGTTTTACTTGTTTGTACTGATCAAAAGACAGAATTGACACGGAAAATGTTTACATCTTCATTAATAAGGTGTAGAATAAGTTGGAAACATATCCAAACCCGTTATAAGTGCAACTAGGAATGGATGTAAACACTGTGACTCCTCTGCGGCTAggagtctctgctgctgctgtttactcCAACCTCCTCAGAAGACAAGCTTTTACTCAGGAACCTGGTTCCTTCCCTGCAAAGGTTGATGCCCTGCAGAAGATGTCAATTGCAATTCAAATACTCAAAGTATTGTAATAATCCAGCTTGGTGTTCCTTAATCAGGAAATATTTGAATAAGGTGACTGGAGCAACAGTCTTTGCAAGAAATgaactttaatttttcttatcAAGTACGCGGCATCTTCTGAatctaaagaaaacagattacaaaacccaaaaatgtgttgaagtaAACATGCTTGACCGCACTACACTGCAATCCACACAGTGGATTAACAGTGAGTGGAGAcggaaggatacaaaatggcaaagctgcatcgtaagttagtgcctgacacagagggggtttttgggagaaaaaaagtGCCGTGTACGTTTTCGACACAGcgcacaggcgagccaacatattttcttggcccattttttcgtAAAACTCGTTGATTTACGCGGACAAcatgttcccatctacagccgctatgCATCGGCTCTCTCcgagctcgtaataacaacaggatcaaattacacagaaatcactggaggctaatgctactactatagc
Coding sequences within:
- the LOC121508923 gene encoding type-2 ice-structuring protein-like, with translation MKLLAVSALVCAVVVLTNAAAYHDLFKRQSGEWTVVGNHQYLYVEYPQTWTEAEQNCHQLGGHLASVHSHFDNHQIRLLVTRMTGGNPEAWLGGSDQYREGNWGWNDGSSWNFKNWCNDQPNNSGDQDCLQMNHSSDHCWNDWPCSTPLPSVCGKPK